The following are from one region of the Ischnura elegans chromosome 12, ioIscEleg1.1, whole genome shotgun sequence genome:
- the LOC124169625 gene encoding cuticle protein 7-like, with the protein MKVLVVISAVLAVAAAGNLGFAYSSTAPYWNGIYGGYPYSAYPYSALPYTAPVVSSRVAPIAAPIAAPYAYNVAPYAYHGGLSSQYHAQDEFGQASYGHATYNQAHSAVRDAFGGVTGSYSYVNPEGKVVQAHYTADAVHGFRVASNDLPVAPAVPEAPVYPELVGPEPVQDTPEVSAARAEHLAAHAEAKSRTRRGAVAVVAPVSYSRSSFVRYASPVVRTLVSPVAYTTYGSPLAVRVY; encoded by the exons ATGAAGGTTCTG gtcgttatctccGCTGTGCTGGCTGTAGCCGCTGCAGGAAACTTGGGTTTTGCCTACTCATCCACTGCTCCCTACTGGAACGGCATCTATGGAGGTTACCCCTATTCTGCCTATCCCTACTCTGCACTTCCCTATACCGCGCCTGTGGTAAGCTCTCGCGTAGCCCCAATTGCTGCACCTATTGCCGCTCCCTACGCCTACAACGTCGCACCCTACGCCTACCACGGAGGACTCAGCAGCCAGTACCACGCTCAG GATGAGTTCGGCCAGGCCTCATACGGTCACGCCACCTACAACCAGGCCCACTCTGCCGTCCGCGATGCCTTCGGTGGTGTCACCGGGTCTTACTCTTACGTGAATCCCGAGGGCAAGGTTGTCCAAGCCCACTACACTGCCGATGCCGTCCACGGATTCCGCGTGGCTTCCAACGACCTCCCCGTCGCCCCCGCCGTCCCCGAAGCCCCCGTCTACCCTGAGCTCGTCGGACCCGAGCCCGTCCAGGACACCCCTGAAGTCTCCGCCGCCCGCGCCGAGCACCTCGCCGCTCACGCCGAAGCCAAGAGCCGCACCCGCCGCGGGGCCGTCGCTGTTGTGGCACCCGTGTCCTACTCCCGCAGCTCTTTTGTCCGATATGCCAGCCCTGTGGTCCGCACCCTCGTGTCCCCAGTCGCCTATACCACCTACGGCAGCCCCCTGGCTGTTCGCGTCTACTAA
- the LOC124169626 gene encoding cuticle protein 7-like: MKVLVVISALLAVAAAGNLGFAYSSAAPYWNGAYGAYPYSAYPYSAYPYNGLYGFRAAVAAPVAAPVAPIAAPVAAPYAYNVAPYAYHGGISSQYHAQDEFGQASYGHATYNQAHSAVRDAFGGVTGSYSYVNPEGKVVQTHYTADAVHGFRVASNDLPVAPAVPAAPELVGPEPVQDTPEVAAARAEHLAAHAEAKSRTRRGAVAVVAPVSYSSSSLVRYASPVVRTLVSPVAYTTYRSPLAVRVY, translated from the exons ATGAAGGTCCTG GTCGTTATCTCCGCCCTGCTGGCTGTTGCCGCTGCTGGAAACTTAGGCTTTGCCTACTCTTCCGCTGCTCCTTACTGGAACGGCGCCTACGGTGCTTACCCCTACTCTGCCTATCCCTACTCCGCCTACCCCTATAACGGCCTCTACGGCTTCCGCGCCGCCGTTGCCGCACCCGTCGCCGCCCCTGTCGCCCCGATTGCCGCACCCGTTGCCGCTCCCTACGCCTATAACGTCGCACCCTACGCCTACCACGGAGGAATCAGCAGCCAGTACCACGCTCAG GATGAGTTCGGCCAGGCTTCATACGGTCACGCCACCTACAACCAGGCCCACTCTGCCGTCCGCGATGCCTTCGGTGGTGTCACGGGCTCTTACTCTTACGTGAACCCCGAAGGAAAGGTCGTCCAGACCCACTACACCGCCGATGCCGTCCACGGATTCCGCGTGGCTTCCAACGACCTCCCCGTCGCCCCTGCCGTCCCAGCCGCCCCTGAGCTCGTCGGACCCGAGCCCGTCCAGGACACCCCTGAGGTCGCCGCCGCCCGCGCCGAGCACCTCGCCGCTCACGCCGAAGCCAAGAGCCGCACCCGCCGCGGTGCCGTCGCTGTTGTGGCACCCGTGTCCTACTCCAGCAGCTCCCTCGTCCGATATGCCAGCCCTGTGGTCCGCACCCTCGTGTCCCCAGTCGCCTACACCACCTACCGCAGCCCCCTGGCTGTCCGCGTCTACTAA